The Magnetospirillum sp. XM-1 genomic interval GTCGCCAGATCGCCTCCACGATCATCTATGTGCCCCAGATGCTTCATGAGGTCATAGGCAATCCGATCTTCAAGTGCGTTCCGGACGCAGCCCAAAAAGAAGTCATACCCCTCCTTCGCCAACACCCATCCCTTGTCGTTTATCCAGCCATCGGCATAAATCTTGGATGTCACCCCGATGGCATCCAGTTCGGCGCGAAGTTCCCCAACCGTTGGCGGGGGTGGCGCCATTCCACCAACCCCGAGGCCACTGGTTGTGATGGGATCGGGAAAATGCCCAACGCCGCGCAATGCCGCATCCCTGGCAGCCTGACGAAGTTCCAGCCGAGAAATGTAGTGGGATCCGTTTGACGCAGTTCGAACTTGCTCGAACATCTCCTTTTTTGAGGCCCGCCACTGCAGCTCGAGATCTTTTATCCGTCGCATTGGAACAGCAGGCGATAGCCCCTTCTGGGTCTCAGAGATCTGCTTTCCTAAGGTGGTCACAAGGTCTTCCGGCACCCGGATCACAAAGCGACAGGATGCCCCCCGCCAAACCACTGCCATAGCACCCCCACAAGGGCATGTTTACCATTTGTGTTTACCATTTTGAGCCGAAAAACCATTTATTTTCAATAACTCAGTAACTTATTGAAATTGAAGGTTTCTTCCCTTCCGGGACGCCAATTTTTCGCCAGTAAATTCAATGAGATAGCGCCAAATATGGGGGCATCTTGGGGTGGGCTTGGGGGCCTCATCGGGGCCAAAATTTGCACCCCGGTACACCAAAATTACACCACGACGGGGAACGCCTCACCTTGCCCGCCGCCGGTTCCGGTGCTAGGGTGAGGAAGTCGGGGCCGTTTGGTGTCTCCGACGGGGTATCGTAGTTGCCCCGGTCAGCCGACCGAACGCTGCCCTCGCCTCGCGAGTTTCGCCGTTTCCCCGCGAACCGGCCGCCCCGTTGGACCTCTCGGCCCTTCGGCGCATCAACTTCCCCAGATCTCCCGCCGCCCTCATTCGCGGGCGGCGACGTCGCGCCGGCGATCCGCACATGCGGTCCCGAGGAGCGCGACGCCCCTAGACGCCGGCTTCGGCCGGCGCCGGGAGCCCCTCCATGTCTGACCAATCCACCGAGACGAAGGCCATTTCCCTCAATTTCACCATTCCCTGGACCTATGCCGAGACCGCCTATTTCCTGCGCATGGCGGAAGACACCCTGCGCGACAGGGTGAAGCGCGGTCGTGATGCTCCGCCCCGCATGAAAGTGGGGAGCAGCCGTCAGGCCACCGTCCTGTTCTGGCCCCCCAGTGTGCTGGCTTGGCTGCACGGGCACGAAGTGCCGTCGAAGCCGACCCGCCGCCGGGGTCGGCCGAGGAAAGCATAGGAAATGACGGAGCCCCGGTTCGCCTACGGATCGGGGCTCTGTTCGTCCTGAACGGCAAGGCGGCGCATCAGGTCGAGCGGATCAAAGCCTACCGCCTTGGCGAAGGCCAGGAACTCCACCACGTCCAGCCGAAGCTCGCCATTTTCGTACTTCCACACGGCGGACGGCGGCTTGCCAAGGCGGCGGGCCACCTCGCTCTGAGACAGGCCACGGCTCGTCCGCTCTTCCGCCAGCAATTGGCCGAAGCGCCGGTAAATCTCTGGGTACTGCGATTTGGCCCGTACCATTTCACCAGCTGTTCCGTGGCAATGGGAAACGGGTAGTCGCAGATTGCGTTTTCCAAACTTTGGATAGATTGGCCGAGCCTGATTGCCCCTCAGAACCGTCAGGAAGGGACGCTCTCAATGGCCGACATTCTTTCAGCCGCTCCTGTTCAGCCCCACCCGTCAGGGATGGAAGAGAATCTGTGGGCACTCCATGACGTCAAATTCTGGCGCATCGACGGTTCTCTGCGCTCGGTCGAGAACAGCAGCGAGGCCAGGGTCTTTGGAGGAGGGCGGACCAGCGTCAACGCCGCATACGAGGGCTTCCTGGTGGAGACCCGGCCTTCGACGACTACAATTACGAACCAGGAAAATAGGAGATTGGCCATGGGACAGTCGGCCCGGCGCGTGAGACCGGCGCACGCCATAATGAGAACAAAACGTGATTGACAGCCGCGACGCCCATTGGTAATGTCACCCGTCAACATCACAACCATGTCTGGGGCCAGGATGGAACGTATTCCAGGCATATGGGCGACGGCCAAACTGGTTGTCGGGACGTTCCTGGTTCTACTGGCACTCGGATGGGCCGGGATATTTCTGACGGCCTATTTCAGTACAAGTTGGAAGGGGACCAGCGATCAGGAGTTTGCGATTCGGGCGGCTCACGGCGTGTCTCCCTCCGATGCCCCCGATCGATGCGGCGGGAAAAAGGACGTCGACAATCCGGCCTGCTTCAGGCCGATCCGAGGCTCTCGTGCCAAATATTGTCGATGGTGGATTCTGGAAGATTGCGTCGCCCTAGAGATGCCGGAAACGGCCCTTCAGGATGCTTCGAAACTAGGGTTGACGGTCGATGCGGCTATCAACCCATGCAAATATCTGCTCCAGAAAAAAGAGTTCGTCCGCTCGTATCTCCACGAGGATTGCGCCCAGCCAGAGAGGATGTGGCATCCTGCAGTCATCCTTGCGTTCAAGAGTGAGCGAGAGACAATCCGCATGCGCATAGATTAGCCGACAGTTCTGTCCGTAACACCAAGGGGGAGGCCCAAAAGCCTCCCCCTTTTCTTTTGGAGAATCGACATGGGATGCAAGATGATCATCCACAGCGCGGGTGGCCCCGTCGGCCATTTCAGCGTGGAAATCAGTGACGGTGAAACATCGACAATTCGGGGCTTCCGCGCCGCTTCGGGAAAGTCGCTCCTGGCGGGCGCGACTCTGCCAGTCGCCGGGGCGGTCGATAACGACGAATCACGGGTCAATAAGGTCGGCATCCTGAAATCCGACGAAATCCCCCTGACCCCTGAGCAGTTCGATCGCGTGAAGGAATATTTCGAACACAACGAGAAGAACCCCGGCAAATACGACCTGAATGACCGCAACTGTGTCGACTTCGCCAATGGCGCACTCAGTGCCGCCGGTATCGACAAGAATGTCGGTCAGGTGATGACACTGGAGCAGGATAAGCAGATGTCGGGAGCTGCACTCTATCGCAATGCCAAGTATCCCGAACCCAATCGCCCCCTGACCTTCCCCGAGGATGGCATGTATCCCGGCGGCACCGATCCCCATGCTGGGGTGGACAAACGCTCTGACGCCACTGATTCCGTTGGCGGCCTCGCCAACGAGGCGGCCGAGACCGAGAAAGTCATGGAGCAGGCGGGCGCCTCGGAACGAACGGCCAACCTGGACTCGCGCATCCAGTCCATGCGCGACCTGGCGGCCCGGCCCATCGACCAGCCGGCCCAATCCGCCCTGCTCAAACCCGTGGACACCTGGACCGAGTCCGAGATGAAGGACGTGCTGAACTCCGCCCAGGGCGACTTCGCCGGTACCAATGCCGGCGATCCCCTGAAGGCCCACCTCTATGAGAAGGTGCAGGACTGGCACACCACCAATTACGGCGAGGGCGAGCAGCAATATGAGGGCGGCAAGCCCGTCGAGCCGCTTCCCATCCGCGCCATTCCCGAGGAACCGGCGCCGCATCTCGCCAAGGATGGCGGGGATCTGTGGCAGGCCTCGGCCCGCATGGGCGACAAGCTCACCGGCATCGCCCAGACGGACGGCTATGAGCCCTCGGTCAAGGCGCTGCAGGACGGACTCAACATGCTGAACGACGCCAACCCGCCCGCCGAACGCTCTCCCGTCTGGGGCGACTACACGCCGCAGGACCGGCTGAAGGTGGACGGTGATTACGGCCCGAAGACCGATTTCGCCTTGAAATCCGCCTTGGCCGGCCATGGCGAGGACAAGGTGGACGGTGCCCTGAGCCTTGGCCGCTTCAAGGGCTTCGCCGAAGAGGCCAAGGGCGGTGATGCCTCGGGCCTGGGAGGCATGACCACCTCGCTGTTCGGCGACGATTCCGGTGAGGCGCTCCAGCGCACCCTCAACCGTGTCGGTCCGGATGCAGTAGAGAACTGGCAGCCGCTCGAGGAAGACAATCAGATCGGCCCCAAGACCACCAACGCCTTCACCTCGGTCATGGACAGCTTCGACCCGGGCGAGTTCACCCAAGGTTTTGGCGAGGAATTGGGGTTGCTGTGATCACCGTGCGCCGCCCCGGCCGGGAAGCTTGGGCGGTCGCCCTGCCCCCAGAGGTTCTGCCCCATCGCCGCTCGGCCTCGGCCATGGCCCCTTAAGGTGTTCCAGGCGCCCCAGCGCCACCGCCAGGGACCGGATGGTTCGCCAGCGGTCATAGCGGGTAGTCGGCGCCAGATCGGCGCAGGCCCGGTCCAGGTACCAGCGCAGATGCCTGGCTTTCCACTGGTGGGGGCCGACATTGAACCGCCGCCAGATCACATCCGCGATCAACTCGGCCCGGTCGAGATGCCCCGCCACGGTCGTTCCCCGGGCGCCGGGCCGGGATCGCCCGAGCCAGCCGCATGGCCTCGGCTTGCGATGCCGGGCGGCTCATCGGCTGCTGCCCACACAGGCGCCGACGACATCGATCCGCCCGTGCCCAAGTTCGTGCGCGATCACCAATCGGGCTGCTTGGTCGGCATCCTTGTCGGCCTGACGGTGTCCTGCGACGCAGGGGGCGGGCTGCCCGGTGAGATGGGCGTAGCGTTCACACGCATAGCCGGCGCGAAGGTCGTGAAAGCCGACCAAGTCATGCTGGTGGAAGACTGGAATGGCGACCGAGTGAAGGTGGCGGCAAAAGGCGATCCATTTCATACCGGGTGGAATGATATTGCGAACATCACCTTGATGCCGTCGCGCGGTAGCAAGCCAGGAAGCTGCAGAGCCTTCAGGCGGAGGAATTGTGCCGGCGTCGGCGCGATGTCTCGTGGATGCGGTCCCGCAGGGTGGGACTGGCCGCCAGCAGGGCGTCGAAGTCGCGGGCCTGCAGAACCAGCAGCGAGCAAAAGCCGAGCGACACCACGTCGGCGCTGCGCCGGCCCTGTGAAACCAGCGCCATCTCGCCGAAGAAATCGCCGCTGCCCAGGCGGATCGGCGTCGGCGACACCCGGACCTCCACCGCGCCCGAGGTGATGAAGTACATGGCGTAGCCCGGATCGCCGCGCCGCAGGATGGTTTCGCCCGGAACCGTGACCAGCGGGCGCAGGACCCTGGTGATCAGGCCGACCTGTTCCGGCGGAAGGCCGGTAAAGGTCGGCACCTTGGCGACCATACGCTCGGGGCTGAGCTGGAGGTCGATGGGCAGCCGTTTGGCCAGCCGGCGCGACCGCTGGCCCAGGTCGGCGAGAAGATCGCTCAGAACCTCATGGCTGATGGCGGCCTCGGCGCGCAGGCGCTGGTACTCGGCCTCCTCGATGCGGACGGCTGCGCGTTCCAGGTATCGGAGCTGCAGTTCCCGTGAAAAATCGGCGTATTGCAGGCGCAGGGCGGCCAGTCCCGTATCGACGCTTTCCAGGCGCCGTTCGATGGTGGCGGTGACCACCACGGCGGCGTCCTGATGGATCATCAGGGGCAGCTTGGCCCAGGCGAATTCCAGCAGTTCGCGTAATGCCGCCTGGACCATCAGCAGCACTTCGAAACGGGTGGTGATCTCGTCGGCCAGGAGGGATTCGATTCCGGTCCGGCGCTGAAGCGCCAGGGCCAGACGGAACCGCCAGGAGAACGACAGGAACGAGAGATGGCCGGCGTCGTACCCCGCTTCGCCGCCGGTCTTGACGCCGTCCTCGATCCGGGCGGCGCCCGCCAGCAGGGTGCGGGTGATCCGGCCCGAGACGGTGCCGTCGCGATAGTGGCGCAGATAGCAGGCCTGTTCCCGGCTGGCCAGCATCATCAATCCGCTGCGGATGTCCTCGTCCAGGCTGAGCGCCGCCGCGCCCGCCACCTGAACCTCGGCCGCTCCCAGGCGTTCGGTGTAGCCGTCGGCCAATTCGGCCGCCAGGCCGCGCTCGATTCCATAATCGGCGGCGGCGTCGGCGACCTTGCGGCGGACTTCGGTCAAGGCGGTGGCGATGGCGCGGCCCCGCACCGCCATGTCCGACGGCGACAGCCGGTCCAGTCCCAGCAGGCGGATCATCGGCCGCAGCAACGGCGCGTTGACGAACAAGGTGAACAGGACGAAGGCGGTACACATCACCGAGACGAAGGACTTCACCTGCGCCGGGATCGCCGGGTTCTCCACCACCGCCAGGGCCAGGGCCAGCGAGATCGCGCCGCGCAATCCGCCCCACAGCACGACCGCCCGCAAGGGCGCGCTCACCGGCTCGGCCCAGCCCAAGGCGGCCAATCCGGGGAACAGGCCGAACAGCACCAGGGCGCGGGCCGCCAGGGCGGCGGCGATCAGCACCGACAGGCTGATCAGGTCGCCGCCGTTCATGCCGGCCAGCATGCCTGGAACCCGCATGGTGGCCAGCAGGAAGATCAGCGAACTGGCCCAATAGCCGATCTGCTTCCAGATATCGACCAGGGCGGTCCAGGTTTCGGGCGAGACGCGGGTGCGGCCTTCGTAGCTGACCACCAGGGCGGTGGTCACCACCGCGACCACGCCGGACACGTGCAGGTAATGCTCGCCCAGCAGGAAGACCAGATAGGCCGCCGCCACCGTCAGGGTGATTTCCGCCGCGCTCTGGCCGCGCAGCAGGTTGAAGCTCCAGCACACCAGGCGTCCGCAGGCATAGCCGAAGGCCAGCCCGCCGGCGAAGCCCCGTCCGAAGGCCAGGACGCCGTCCATGACGTCGGCCTGGCGCTCGCCGGTCAGCATGCCCACGAACAGCGCGAACAGCGAAATGGCGGCGGCGTCGTTGAACAGGCTTTCCCCCTCCACCAGCAGGTTCAGCCGGTGGGGGACGCCCAGGTCGCGGAAGATGCCCACCACCGCGATGGGGTCGGTGGTCGAGACGATGGCCGCCAGCAGCAGGCAGGCGATGATGCCCATCTCCGTCGCCGCCGCCAGCGAGAAGCCGACCACGAAGGTGGAAACCAGCACCGCCACCACCGCCAGCACCAGGATGGGGGCGATGTCGTCCATCAGGCGGCGGACGTCGATGGCCACGGCGGTTTCGAACAGCAGGACCGGCAGGAACACCAGGATGAAGGCTTCGGACGACAGGTCGAAATGGCCGAGGGCGGCGAAGAAGTCGTTGACGGGGCCGTCCAGGCCCAGCCGGGGCACGGTGCCGACCAGTCCGCCCAGCGCGATGCCGGCGGCGGCCAGCACCAGCGAGAAGGCGACATTGGCCCGAACGGCCACCGGAACCATCAGCGTCACCAGCGCCAGAAGGCCGGTTACGCCGAGCATTACCATCCCTATGCCATGCATGGTGGCCGCCCCCTGATTTTCTCCCATCGAAAGGAGTAGCCCCTCGGCCCGGGCCAGCGCAAGGCTCTCAGTCGGCGGTCAGGCCGTGGCGGATGGCCAGGGCCGCCATTTCCGCAGGAGTCGAGGTTCCCAGCTTGTGTCCCAGGCTGGCCCG includes:
- a CDS encoding helix-turn-helix domain-containing protein encodes the protein MVRAKSQYPEIYRRFGQLLAEERTSRGLSQSEVARRLGKPPSAVWKYENGELRLDVVEFLAFAKAVGFDPLDLMRRLAVQDEQSPDP
- a CDS encoding cation:proton antiporter codes for the protein MLGVTGLLALVTLMVPVAVRANVAFSLVLAAAGIALGGLVGTVPRLGLDGPVNDFFAALGHFDLSSEAFILVFLPVLLFETAVAIDVRRLMDDIAPILVLAVVAVLVSTFVVGFSLAAATEMGIIACLLLAAIVSTTDPIAVVGIFRDLGVPHRLNLLVEGESLFNDAAAISLFALFVGMLTGERQADVMDGVLAFGRGFAGGLAFGYACGRLVCWSFNLLRGQSAAEITLTVAAAYLVFLLGEHYLHVSGVVAVVTTALVVSYEGRTRVSPETWTALVDIWKQIGYWASSLIFLLATMRVPGMLAGMNGGDLISLSVLIAAALAARALVLFGLFPGLAALGWAEPVSAPLRAVVLWGGLRGAISLALALAVVENPAIPAQVKSFVSVMCTAFVLFTLFVNAPLLRPMIRLLGLDRLSPSDMAVRGRAIATALTEVRRKVADAAADYGIERGLAAELADGYTERLGAAEVQVAGAAALSLDEDIRSGLMMLASREQACYLRHYRDGTVSGRITRTLLAGAARIEDGVKTGGEAGYDAGHLSFLSFSWRFRLALALQRRTGIESLLADEITTRFEVLLMVQAALRELLEFAWAKLPLMIHQDAAVVVTATIERRLESVDTGLAALRLQYADFSRELQLRYLERAAVRIEEAEYQRLRAEAAISHEVLSDLLADLGQRSRRLAKRLPIDLQLSPERMVAKVPTFTGLPPEQVGLITRVLRPLVTVPGETILRRGDPGYAMYFITSGAVEVRVSPTPIRLGSGDFFGEMALVSQGRRSADVVSLGFCSLLVLQARDFDALLAASPTLRDRIHETSRRRRHNSSA